One window of Pyrus communis chromosome 12, drPyrComm1.1, whole genome shotgun sequence genomic DNA carries:
- the LOC137711486 gene encoding ABC transporter C family member 10-like, with product MEDGFWASLICSSFNCSTEAGNECSSSFSAINNPDSCVNNILVIAADILLLIILLCMFICKISSKKVIAPSQSRAFSPVSIISASFNAALALAYFGFGIWTIFEKVNAEQTVFPLHGCLVLLFQGFTWLLLAFTISLSNPQPQHIVIAKSCSILAFLTAVFLCSSSIGKAIVDEEVSVKVVLNMLYVPGSILLLFSAFQGSDCSKGNSEIHDDAFYTPLQGAESNIIGEISSNDNLTPFAKAGLFSSMSFCWLNPLMTKGKQKILENEDIPHLQQGDQARTWYLIFMEQMNKRKEGDLSVQPSILPIIFHCQRKAILISGLFALIKTLTTTTSPLFLIAFINIIEGNAAFKYEGYALTLGLFVAKIVESLSERQWFFKTRLIGLQVRSLVSAAIYQKQLRLSNSAKLTHSPGEIVNYVTVDAYKIGEFPYWLHQIWTTSLQICLSLLIVYFSAGLATAAALIVLILTVLVSSPLAKLQHEYQTELMMVQNRRLKAITEALSNMKILKLYSWETNFKNVIEGLRMEELKLIYKVLWQKGYHIALFWASPLLVAAVTFWTCYYLGITLSLGKVFTFLATLRLVQEPIRLIANVFGAFIEAKVSFSRIVKFLDAPELENRTTRKKSCRTDVEHSIFLRSSEISWDSSCSTNVTLKSINLVVKAGEKVAICGEVGSGKSTLLAAILGEVPHIKGIVQVYGKIAYVSQSAWIQTGTIQENILFGSSMDRARYQQTLEKCSLVKDLEMLPFRDLTQIGERGVNLSGGQKQRIQLARALYQNADVYLLDDPFSAVDAHTATSLFNEYVMGALSGKTVLLVTHQVDFLPAFNSILLMSSGKILRAAPYEELMSSCQEFQDLVHAHHDTSGCGRRVEYTSTGKHKSSAEEIEKVKNEEQKKESSGDQLIKQEERETGDTGFKPYIQYLKQCKGFLYFSSSIFFHLIFIVGQLMQSYWLASKLQDYSVSRVKLFTVYTVIMCLMSFGLLLRFFGLVGLGCGASKSIFHTLLNSLFRAPMLFYDSTPVGRIISRVSNDMNVIDLDLAFKLGISVGSTLTAYSIYIVMVSITWPIVFLIVPTIYVTLLLQKYYFASAKELMRMNGTTKSALASHLAESIAGALTIRAFGEEDRFFSKNLEFIDLNASADFNSFSANEWLIQRLEILCAIVLSASAFTITLIQFDASSSGFIGMALSFGLSLNVFVVFSVQVQCMLENAMISVERVEQYMSIPSEAPEIIEENRPANNWPTVGKVEIHDLKVRYRPNAPLVLRGINCVIEGGDKIGVVGRTGGGKTTLISVLFRLVEPTEGKVIVDNYDICKIGLHDLRLRFGIIPQDPTLFSGSVRFNLDPLSKHTDHEIWEVLEKCQLRKAIEEKEEGLDSLIVQDGTNWSMGQRQLFCLGRALLKRSRILVLDEATASMDNTTDSILQKTIRTEFADCTVITVAHRIPTVMDCTKVLAISDGRLVEYDEPLKLMKHEGSLFGQLVKEYWSRAANSSIVSDNC from the exons atggaagatggtttctgGGCCTCATTGATCTGCAGTAGTTTCAACTGTTCAACTGAGGCTGGAAATGAATGCAGTTCTAGCTTTTCAGCCATTAACAATCCAGATTCATGTGTCAACAATATTTTGGTCATTGCAGCTGATATTTTGCTTCTGATCATCTTGTTATGTATGTTCATATGCAAAATATCGTCAAAGAAGGTTATAGCGCCATCTCAGTCTCGAGCCTTCTCTCCTGTGTCCATAATCTCGGCCTCCTTTAATGCTGCTTTGGCTTTGGCCTACTTTGGTTTTGGGATCTGGACAATCTTCGAGAAAGTAAATGCAGAACAGACTGTTTTTCCCCTCCATGGATGCCTAGTTTTGCTGTTTCAAGGGTTCACATGGTTGCTTCTGGCTTTTACCATAAGCCTAAGCAACCCACAACCCCAACATATTGTGATAGCAAAATCTTGTTCGATACTGGCCTTCTTAACTGCAGTTTTTCTTTGCAGTTCATCAATTGGAAAAGCTATTGTTGATGAGGAAGTATCGGTAAAGGTTGTTTTAAACATGCTTTATGTCCCTGGATCAATTCTTTTGCTATTTAGTGCATTTCAAGGAAGCGATTGTTCGAAAGGCAATTCAGAAATCCATGATGATGCCTTTTACACACCCTTGCAAGGTGCAGAATCTAATATCATTGGTGAAATCAGTTCAAATGACAATTTGACTCCTTTCGCAAAAGCAGGGTTATTTAGCTCAATGTCATTTTGTTGGTTAAATCCATTAATGACGAAGGGTAAGCAAAAGATTCTGGAGAATGAAGATATTCCACATCTGCAACAGGGTGATCAAGCACGAACGTGGTACTTAATATTTATGGAGCAAATGAAcaaaaggaaggaaggagatcTGTCTGTTCAACCGTCTATCTTGCCCATTATTTTTCATTGCCAGAGGAAAGCTATTTTGATTTCGGGATTATTTGCGTTGATCAAGACTCTCACCACGACAACTAGTCCACTGTTTCTCATAGCCTTTATTAACATTATTGAAGGCAATGCAGCTTTTAAGTATGAAGGTTATGCGCTGACACTCGGTCTCTTTGTTGCGAAAATTGTGGAGTCACTGTCGGAGAGGCAATGGTTCTTTAAAACTAGATTGATAGGGCTCCAAGTGAGATCATTGGTATCAGCAGCAATATATCAGAAGCAACTGCGACTCTCAAATTCTGCTAAGCTGACTCATTCTCCTGGTGAGATAGTGAATTATGTAACGGTGGATGCTTACAAAATTGGGGAGTTTCCATACTGGTTGCATCAGATATGGACCACAAGCCTTCAGATTTGCCTTTCATTGCTTATTGTTTACTTCTCTGCGGGGCTGGCGACTGCTGCAGCTCTAATTGTACTCATATTAACTGTGCTGGTAAGCTCGCCATTGGCGAAGTTGCAGCATGAGTATCAAACAGAGCTCATGATGGTGCAAAACAGGAGGCTGAAGGCCATTACAGAAGCACTTTCAAATATGAAGATTTTGAAGTTATACTCATGGGAGACAAATTTTAAGAATGTCATAGAAGGTTTACGAATGGAAGAACTAAAATTGATATATAAAGTGTTGTGGCAAAAGGGATATCATATAGCTCTATTTTGGGCATCTCCACTTTTGGTAGCAGCGGTTACATTTTGGACATGCTACTACCTTGGGATTACACTCTCTCTTGGTAAGGTGTTCACATTTCTAGCAACTTTACGCCTTGTTCAGGAGCCAATTAGGTTGATTGCAAATGTTTTCGGTGCATTTATTGAAGCGAAGGTTTCATTTTCTCGGATTGTGAAGTTTCTTGATGCACCAGAGTTGGAGAATAGAACTACAAGGAAAAAGAGCTGCCGTACAGATGTTGAGCATTCTATTTTCTTGAGATCTTCTGAAATTTCATGGGATTCTAGTTGTTCTACAAACGTTACATTAAAAAGCATCAACCTGGTGGTGAAAGCGGGAGAAAAAGTAGCAATTTGTGGAGAGGTTGGCTCAGGTAAATCAACCCTTCTAGCTGcaattcttggagaagttccACACATCAAGGGCATT GTTCAAGTATACGGGAAGATAGCGTATGTTTCTCAGTCTGCATGGATCCAAACAGGAACTATACAGGAAAATATTCTGTTTGGGTCTTCCATGGATCGCGCTAGATACCAACAAACGCTTGAAAAGTGTTCCCTTGTAAAGGACCTTGAAATGCTTCCATTTCGTGATCTAACTCAAATAGGAGAAAGAGGTGTCAATCTAAGTGGTGGGCAGAAGCAGCGTATTCAACTTGCACGGGCACTCTATCAAAATGCTGATGTCTACCTCTTGGATGACCCTTTCAGTGCAGTTGATGCCCATACGGCGACAAGCCTTTTCAAT GAATATGTAATGGGAGCTCTGTCAGGGAAGACGGTTTTACTTGTGACGCACCAAGTAGACTTCCTTCCAGCTTTTAATTCGATTTTG TTGATGTCTTCGGGAAAAATTCTGAGAGCAGCTCCTtatgaagagttgatgtcttCTTGCCAAGAGTTCCAAGACCTTGTCCATGCGCATCATGACACTTCTGGTTGCGGGAGGCGAGTGGAATACACTTCTACTGGAAAACATAAATCATCCGCGGAGGAGATTGAGAAAGTTAAAAATGAGGAACAGAAAAAAGAATCTTCCGGTGATCAATTGATTAagcaagaagagagagaaacaggAGACACCGGTTTCAAGCCATACATTCAGTATTTGAAACAATGCAAGGGATTTTTGTACTTCTCCTCTTCAATCTTTTTTCATTTGATATTCATAGTTGGGCAACTCATGCAATCATATTGGCTGGCTTCCAAGCTTCAGGATTATAGTGTATCGAGAGTCAAACTCTTCACTGTTTATACAGTAATCATGTGCCTAATGTCATTTGGTTTGCTTCTTCGGTTCTTTGGTTTAGTTGGGTTAGGATGTGGAGCATCAAAATCCATTTTCCACACACTACTCAACTCGCTTTTCCGAGCACCAATGCTCTTTTATGACTCGACACCAGTGGGAAGGATAATTAGTCGG GTCTCCAATGATATGAATGTCATCGACCTTGACTTAGCTTTCAAGTTGGGAATTTCTGTTGGTTCAACTTTGACTGCATACAGCATATATATAGTTATGGTTTCGATTACTTGGCCAATCGTGTTTCTGATTGTACCCACGATTTATGTCACTCTACTACTTCAG AAATACTACTTTGCTTCTGCAAAAGAGTTGATGCGAATGAATGGCACGACTAAGTCTGCACTTGCAAGCCACCTTGCTGAATCTATTGCTGGAGCCTTGACAATCCGAGCTTTTGGAGAGGAGGATCGATTCTTCtcaaaaaacttggaatttatCGATCTAAATGCTAGTGCCGACTTCAATAGCTTTTCAGCAAATGAGTGGTTGATCCAACGTCTTGAAATACTTTGTGCAATTGTTCTCTCAGCCTCGGCATTTACCATTACTTTGATTCAGTTTGATGCTTCTTCTTCTG GTTTTATTGGGATGGCACTGTCATTTGGTCTGTCATTAAATGTATTCGTCGTATTTTCGGTCCAAGTTCAATGCATGCTAGAGAACGCAATGATTTCGGTAGAAAGGGTAGAGCAATACATGAGCATTCCCAGTGAGGCTCCAGAAATAATCGAAGAAAACCGACCTGCGAACAATTGGCCAACTGTTGGTAAAGTGGAAATACATGATTTAAAG GTAAGATATAGGCCAAATGCTCCGCTAGTTCTTCGTGGGATAAACTGCGTGATTGAAGGAGGGGACAAAATTGGGGTTGTTGGCCGGACTGGAGGCGGAAAGACAACtcttataagtgttttgtttcgTCTGGTAGAACCTACAGAAGGAAAGGTCATTGTGGATAACTATGACATTTGTAAAATTGGCCTTCATGATCTAAGATTACGGTTTGGGATCATACCACAAGATCCAACATTGTTTAGTGGATCTGTGAGATTCAATCTAGATCCGTTATCGAAGCATACTGATCACGAAATATGGGAG GTTCTTGAGAAATGTCAGTTACGCAAGgccattgaagaaaaagaagagggcCTGGATTCTTTAA TTGTACAAGATGGAACAAACTGGAGCATGGGACAGAGACAACTATTTTGTTTGGGACGCGCTTTGTTGAAGAGGAGCCGGATACTAGTCCTCGATGAAGCTACTGCGTCAATGGACAATACAACAGACTCTATTCTGCAGAAGACTATAAGAACAGAATTCGCAGACTGCACTGTGATAACCGTGGCTCATAGGATACCGACTGTGATGGACTGTACTAAAGTTCTTGCTATTAGTGACG GGAGATTAGTAGAGTATGATGAGCCATTGAAGCTGATGAAACATGAGGGCTCACTATTTGGGCAGCTTGTCAAGGAATACTGGTCTCGCGCAGCGAATTCCAGCATTGTCTCAGACAATTGCTAG